GTCACAGCTGGAAGGCAACAGAGCTGGCATTTGAACTCGCATCTGTCTGAGCCCATAAATGCAGCCCTAGTGAGGTGCTGGAGACCCGAGGACACAAGAGACCGCGGGGCCCCCCGACTCACCCAGGGACAAGATCTCCTGGCACTTTTCACACTGGTCCTTCATCTTCAGGCATCCCGTGGAGTTGTGGCGGATTTCCTTGCACACGGTGCGGTCACTGCTGTTTTCTGGAGACACACAAGGGAAGGTCACACAGAGCGACACAGAGATGGACCACCGCGATCTCCCAGAGCCCTTCCACACTACTGTCTGGCCCTTTGACATGGTTCTGCGGGCAGAGCAGGTTGGACTCTGGTTGTTCGCCTGCAGACACAGGCTCGGATAGGGGCTCCCTGCAGCGGGACCAGCAGGTGGTCCCCAGGGCCCCCTGAGCTGGGttcggccccctcccccaccatccccacctgCTGGCACGTCTCCTGCCTGCTCGTACTTCTCTTTGGCATCACAACCTGTTCTGCTCTGCATTCTGTCTGGCTCATTTCTCTCCCCGGGTCAGACAGCAAGCGCCTTGAAGGCAGGAAGAGGATCCACCTTAGAACCTCCTTGTAACATAGGAAGCCCCCCATTATGGATATGCAGTAAACTCCTCGTTCAATTCAATACCCTCCTGTGTTTCCAATCCGTTTCAAGCCACAGCCCAGTGCCGGTCAAACTGTAGCATTTAGGAGATGGGGTTGGCCAACGAGTGTCTATTGGTTCAATGAAGGAAATCACTTCTGAAAAGTTTTGGCTTCTCGTGTCCATGTTAGAGTTccttcattcaaaatatattcattgtGTGCCCATTCTCTACCAGACCCTAAGGTTACAGCCACAAACAGCTTTCTTAACCGTACCATGAGCTGATTATATAATTTGTCACCAATATATGCATGGCGTCCACATAAAGCCACCTGAGTTCCCAAGACAAAGGGGTCTAGTTCTCTAGAGGAAAGAGTCAATGTCATGCCCTCCAGTTGCTGCAAGGAGCTTGGTACACTCGAAAGAACACAGATTCTGAATCCTGCAGGGCTAGATTTGACTGGCTCCCACTTTATCAGCTGTGAACCCTTGGACATGCTCCTTCACCATCCTGTCATAGTTTTCTCCCCATCAAACCGGGATGAGAGCACCCTCCCCAGGTTTCTGGGGGTGGAACTCAGATGACACATGCCAAGCCCCGGCCACAGTTCTGAGCATCTAACGGGTTAGCATCTCAATGAATTGTGATTTCCCATCCCATCCTTCTAACCTCCTGGGAATTCCGCCATCGGGAAGTGGTAGGGAGTTCTATGCATGTGGTCATCCATGGCCTGCTGGGCCTGGTGGATCATGTCAAAGAAGGGCTGAAACATGTCATGGAAGTTCAGGGGTTCCAACAAGGGGAAAGGCATGACGTTCCGGGCGAAGCGGGACTTGGGATTGAAGAAGAGCGATCCCCTTGGGAACGAGCCAAAGGGCGAGTAATACTGAGTGTCCTGGAACTTCCGGGGAAAGAACCGGTCCTGGAAGAGCTCGTCCATGATGTTGGATGCGCGGGTGAAGCTGTCCTCCATGACGTCCATCACGTGGCCCTGCTGCCGGTCGTTCTCCAGCAGGGAGTCGATGCGGTCACCGTTGATCCATAAGTAGAAGGGGGAGCTCTGGTTCAGGAACTCCTCGAGCTGCGACAGGAGACAGGGGACAGTCAGGGGTGCTTCCCCCTTGTCAAGACGGGCCAGGcccggcccctcctgcctgcaccCGGGGCAACTCAGAGTCACAGCAGGCGGCAGAAGGCCAGGCTGGGACTGGCTCCCCATCTCTGAACTGTCCAGGTCAGTGCCTTTCCTTTCTACCGACCCCGAGGGGAAGAGCTTAGGAAGACCTGCGAGGCCGAGAGAGTCACAAGGCCCGTCACATGAGACTAGTCTGCTGTCCTCTTTGGCCACTGGTGATCCCCAAGCCCGCTCAGCCAAGGGCCAACTGACGGGACTCCTGGAAAGGGTGAAATTCATGAGCCCTAGCTGAGCAAGGCCCGCAGGACAGGGAGGATCAGTAATAGGGTACTAAAAATTCTTAATTCCTTCTGTTTAAGTGGATGCAGGGCTCTGCCGTACCGTGGAGCCATTTGTTACGTTAGGCAGCTAATAATTGCTGAATGAGAGTCTTCGGAAGATGGCAAATACCTGGCACAGGTGCTTTTCATGACTCCACATTACTGCACTCATAGCAGACATTACCAATTGATCACAGCGCTCTGggccccaatgcagccagaacTAATCAACTGCATGTGAAATGaagctgtgatattgtgatttataataagaaatatatatttggtctggTCCTTGATAAAGAGGTCCTAaagcccttggaatttcctgtgcTAAGAgcaataaaggtgtcttttgttatgttagtGAGGTGACTTTTCGGAAAGCACCTAGGGATGGGGGCTGGTCGCCAGGGGAGCCAACCCTaggattagagggttggaactttcagccccaccacCTGATTtccaaggaggggagaggggctggaccTTGAATCAATGACCaatggtcaatgatttaatcaatcgtaCCTATGTAATGATGCCTCCATTAAACCCAAAAGGATGGGCTTGGGGAGCTTCTGGGTTGATGAACACATGTGCCAATGAGATGCAGGAGACTGTTGAACTCGAAGAGGTGATGGAAGTTCCCCATcctttccccatccctccccctgggcatctcttccatctggctgtttctgagttatatccttttacaaCACACCAATAATCTAGTATGTAAAATGTTTCTCCGAGTTCTATGAGCTcatctagcaaattaattgaacccaaggggGCGGTCATGGGAAACTCTAATCTACAGCCAGTCCGTCAGAAACACAGGTGACCACCTGGACTTGTGATCGGCGGCTGAAGttggcagtggggatggggaggcgtcctgtgggactgagccctgagCCCGTGGGGTCCGACGCTGTCTCTGGGTAGACGGGGTCAGAGCGGAGTTCAACTGCAGGACACCCAGCCGGTGTGGGAGAAATTCTTGATGGGGAAATCCCCACACTTGGAATTGGGTACAGAACCAAAGAAGCATATTCAGTTCTCCTCACTGCCCAACCAGAGCCCAGGCTGTGCTGAAGAAGCGGGGCCCCTTGTCACCTGTTGGCCCACCAGTCCCGAGCCGCTTCTGCAGACACGCGCGTAGAACTTCATGCAGGTCTGTTTCAGGCAAGGCTTACACTCCTCCCAGAGGGCCGTCATGGTCTCATTGCACACCCCCTGGGACGCCTTCAGCTTCGTTTCAGAATCCTTGGTGTCATTCAGGGCATCCTACAGGAGGACCGAGGCTGGGTTAGCAACAGAAACCACGGCTTCCCCTTCCCCAAGCAGGCACCGTGGTGCTGGCCCCCCGGCCCAACCTGGCCACATGGGGTGCTTATTTCCACCCCTGCTCTGGCTCACGTGTTCCCGCATCTGCCCACCTGGAATTCCCTCCCCATCTGGCTCTAAACATCCTCTCGCCTTCAAGATCCAACTGCTCCTTAGTCCTTTCCAGCCATTAGAGCTCATCTGGACAGCTCCTTTCTCTGATGCTGCACTTACAGTCTCTACCCCAGGACTTCCCTCTCGCCAATACCCCACTTCCTAGTCTCAACTTCTGGAATTTAAACGTCATCTTTCAAAGCTTCCCTGAATCTTATTTCTCTATTGCAACCATGGTCCCCGGCATGCCACAGGAATAGGTAAGCTTCCGAAATTAAAGTCATCACTACTACCGAAACTCTCCAAGATGACCATGACatttgatccagtaattctacaAGAATCTATCCCAAGGAATTCCTGCAATAAAGGAAAAATCCATATGCTTGAAGATATCTGTTACAATATTCATGTGTGGCAACAAAAATACTGGAATCAACCCCAATGCTCAAAACTAGGGGACAAGTGAAGGAAACTGTGGTACCTACAAAAGGTAGATAGGACAGCATTACAAGGGAtgtttgtagtaagttttaagtattataataagcatttttcatgttaaaaattcAGGAGTTTGAGTATAGTCACTGTCCAGAAAGTATAGAGGAGAAAATGTAGTAAGAAATAGATCAAATGTTAAGTGAATTGTCCTTAGGTAAAAGGGTTATGGAAAAACTTCTGCTTTTCTATATTAAAATCTTGACAAATGAGTGTATTACTCTTCAAAGAATTAAGTAGACCATCCATACCCCAAAGCAAAGCTACACTATGAATATCTGAATATGTGAGGTCTTCTCTTGCTCTGTGTCCCCTGCCCCCCTCGTCCGAGATGGCCACCACGCCTCCAACTGGGCCAACTCACAGGCGTCAACTCTGCTGCCCAATTCCTTTCTTTCCGGTTCGCATATTCCTCAACTAAGAAGTCATGGAGCCTTTTTCCAAACTTGATATGCTTTATCATAGAACCTGGATTGTCAAATATCAAACTCCAATGAGAAGCACAAAAATTCATGAACAGGACCTGCCACTTCTACAAGGGCTCTAGGTTTCTCACAGTGTGATGAGAACTAATACTGATGCCAAGAAAGGTACTAAGTTTCCAAGAAAGTTAGAGGTGCACCCAGGCCAACATTTCCTTAAGTGGTTTCCATGGAATTGTGCTACAagctatcaggaaaaaaataactggatTCCATGGTCAATTCGATTTGGAAACCACTTGGATTAAATGAAGTTACACGTGCTTCCTTTACCGCACAACTTTTCTGAGTCTTTATAATGCTTTTATTCTATGCATCAGGGGTCATGAAGGTGGCAGGGGGCCCCATCTCAGCATCTCTGTCATTACGGGTAGGGTGGCAATGGGAATAGGCTTTGAGGAGACCCTGAAGGAcattattgactttttaaataagCTCCTTATTGAATTATAGTGTTTTCGTTTTGTATGTTCACCATTGGACCTAGGTGTCTCTTTACGAAGTAGTCCAGAACTCTATAGAGCCTTGGGCAATACGGCGTGCGCCTGCCGTACCCCCGAAGGTATTGCCCCTACTGAAGGTAGGGTGCCACCCCTCTCCTAACCTGTGACAGTGACAGGCCCTACCCAAAGCCTGCCTTGGACCTTACACATAGTCTGGGTTTAGAAAAATCTACTGAAGTGAATCTGGGCGGCAGGCCCTGGGCCAGGCTTGTAACAAAACCAGATCCAAGATCTCACTGCTTGAAGCTTTGAAAAGCAAATAAACCTTCCCTATCTGTTAACCACAGCCCCAGTATCAGCTGACACAACCGGAGAAGGCCTGCGGGTCACCATAGTAACCTGGCAGGGCGTGCGGAAGAGCAacggcccctccctccctccagcacaGCGGATCAAGGTGGGGGTCACCCGGGCTCTTCttacctctttcttcttcttggcCTCCTCTAAGGAGCCAAGCAATGATTTGCGCTCTTCGTTGGTCTGTTCTATTAGGGTCTTTATCTGTTTCACCTCCTTgagagcatttttaatttctttattaatgTACTTACTCCCCTCGGTGGACATTTCTGCAAGAAAAGAGCAGGGAGGTAGATGAGGCCAGAGGAAGGGATGGTGCTGGGGATATAACCCTGGAACCAGCTGGAATGGTCAGAAAGGCCAGTGGGCCCAGGGGCTGCCATGGCTGGGATCCTCCTGGCAGGCAGCCTTCCGGCCCCAGCTTTGCCctgacacaggttccatcccagGGCTCACTGTAGACCCAGGGCCAGAGAATCGATTACACCCAGCTGCTCAGAAATGCAAACCATCGGAGCGGACACGCCCCAGAGGAGGGACAACCCAGTCCGCCCCTGGAGCTCTGGAGAAGCAGCCTACCCAGCTGCAGAGGAaatttttcaagggaaaaaaaaaatcctggaagcGTAACTGTTTaagcatcaaaatataaaatagtgttATTGTGGATACAAGTCTTTCTGCAATGCAGTTTAAGCAAACATCTGAACTTCGCTATTCCGATGCAGTGTCAGGTGACAGGGCCACAGAGGTGACTTAATAGCACCATCCTTCAAGGAGACTGTGATCAGACACCACACCGTGTGACAAATGTAATGAGACAATGTCACCAAAGTACCAAAAGTAACAGCCAATGCTTCTCTGGTTCTTATCCTGGGCCAAATGCTGAGCTGGACACTTCACGTGCATTTTATTTAATACGCTTGACACTGTCTTCACCCCTTTGCACAATCGAGGATAAAGAATCGCAGTGAGATCAAGATACTTACCCAGGGTTATACAGCTGGGGAGGGCGGAGCCAGATTTCCACCCAGCTCTGAGCTCAACGCTTGGGTTTTTAACTATTACCCCCAGAGAGTCAGTCAGCTCATAGGACAAGAGAGGGGCAAAGGGAAGACAGGTTTCAGGAAAGGCCTGGCAGCAGAGGGGAACCACCACCTGGGCTCTGAAGGATGACAAGCACTCGTAGTGAATGATATTCCGCCTTACCTGAATCCGGAGCATTGGTTTTCTAGGTGGAAAGGTGGTGGATACAGGTAGTAAGTGCTATGGAAACTCAAGGGGAAACCCACAGAGGCTCCAATGGTCCAGGCTTCACGGAGCTTCGTGGAAGAGGTATGGACGCCGGACCGAGCAGACGGGGAGGGGAATAGCCAAACGAGCTGCAGCAGCCAGAAAGGGCTTGGGGTCTACCTGAAACTGCCTGGAAGCCCACCTGACCACAGAGAGCCTAGGCCGGCGAGAGACGGCTCAGAGAGGGGCCGGGCAGAGCAAACCCGATCCGATGCACAGGACAAAGGTGGTCTTAACCCTTGGGGCCCTGACACAGGGAAGCATGCCAGGAGAGCACGCCTGGTCACTTACCCTGGAGCTCTTTGTCCGAGATTGCCCTGCCATTCTCCCAGCTCAGCAGCAGGCCCACGAGCAGCAGTAGAGTCTTCATCTTGCCTCCTTCTCCAATTCTGGAATCCTAGCACGCCTCTGTTTGCAGAGAACAGGGGACTGTCATGGTAACAGCTAGACAGCCCGCTGGTTACGGGCCCAGCCTGCTGCCTGTGCGGCTTCCCAGGAACCCTGCTGAGGCCTTGCCCTCCACTCTCCCCGCAGCTGGCATCACCGACTTTTTATCCCAGGGAAGTGACAAGAAAGTATCAGACTTGCCACTGGGCCCCTTCAAAAGAAAGTGGAGGAAGTGGGTACGGGGAGGAACCACAGGACAGCAGCCTGATATAGAAGAAACGAGAACTCCAGAGTCAGAGCCACTGGGCTCTGGTCCGAGccgccctcctccttcctccttctccttgtcCCCCATAATAGCTGACGATGCCTAAAAAAGGCACATGTGCTTTCTGCATCCAGAAAGGGCATCTATCTGATGATACCTGCTCACATCAAACAAACCCTGAAAACACCTCTCTTGGGTCACTCAGCTGGCCTCTGCCGTCCCCCTAAAGTGGGGACTGCAGCCCACAGCACAGACAGCCCCCTGCTGTCTGCATCACCCACCCTGCCCACAGCAGGCATCACCAATCAATCACAGCACTGTCCCCATCAAGGCTCGACACCTCCTGAAATTGCTTTTCAAGGGTCTGAGGCAGTGACAGCCTCTGGGTTGCTACAGGGAAATAAATCCATTTGTCATCCCTAGCATGGATGAGAGTAGAACAAGGTGGGGAGGACGGTTGTCTTCAGGGAATAGAGAGGGAGGGGCAAAGCCAAAGGATTAACGGCGGAGGGGGGGCAGGGCAAGGAACCTCCCCAGGAAAAGTCCCTGTGGGAGGACGTGCCACTCTGCTCTGCCAGGTCCCTTTCACGCAGCCAGTCCCTCTAAGCCCACAGCAGGGTGTGTGCCAGGGTCCTCCCACCACCACTCGGCTAGCTGCCTTGAGCCCTGGACCAGCTGGTCTTACACAATGGACCCTTTCCCAGAAGCTGAAGTTGTTGCAAAACAGAAACCCCTCCCCCTGCACTGCCCTTCACCCCAATGCTCATCTGAACTCACCCGTTTCCCCTAAGAGAATGGGAAGGGGGTCTCCCCTTCCTGAAATGATGCACATCCAGAAGCTGCTGTCCGCTCAGCAGGCCCATCTGGACCCTTGGGAGAATATTAATAAGGCAAGTCTCTCCTGAGACATAATTAGTAAGGCAGCCAGGCTGTGGTTCCCGAGCAGCGTGGGAGAAGAGAGCGGGTCACCGCCTTCCCCAGAGATGGTGAGTGGGCAGCTGAGCCAGGGTGCTATTTCAGGTCTGCGTGGCTCTGTCCTAGCTGCTCACTGAAGCCTGAAACGCCTCAAACAGGGACAGAGCCTTTGTCACGCCAGAGAGAGAGCTGGCGAGAAACACCCCTCCAGCAAGAGGCCCCCGATAGCAAAGACTTCTGAGAAATCCAGACACGAGACTCTGAAATAGGTTGGGACCAGAAGACAGGGCATTGGGTCCTGAGGAAAAGAGAGACGGGGCAGCCAAAGGCAAGAGCTCTGGATGAGAAGTCTGGAATCGCAGCAGTCAGTACAGGATCTCCCACCAAGAGCCAGGGGGCCGTGGGAGCCATCGAGTTCCGAGCTGGGAGAGAGACCTGTCTCCTGCCCAATCCGTCCACCTCAGAGGGGAGGCCGAACCCAGAGACAGGATGGGGCTCCCCAAGGCCTGCAGCAAGCTGGTGACAACCCCAGGATGAGGACTCAGCCCCCCCAAACCCCAGTCCAGTGTTGTTTCCTTGACACCAAGTCACTTaagtctctgagcctccgtttcctcacctgtaaaagggaTCTAATAGAGACCTTAGAGATGGGAACGCGTTCTGTAAACCCAAGGGTCTTATGTAATCATAGGAAATTCCGACTCCTTCAAAATTGACGTAGGGTCAATCACGGGCATTGGCAGTATCTATCGGGGAAGTGGGAGGAGGTGGTGTGTtgggagagggacagaggaaCTGAAGCAGGTACACAAAGGTCACCTGTGGTCCCTCCCTGACTGTGGGCTTTGCCTCCGTGATGTGATCAGCTCCTACAAATTACCCGGGAGTCTTGTTATAATGCTGATTCTGATTCAGAGATTGCTTTTCTAATAAGCTTGCAGGTGATATCGATACTAGTCCAAGGCCAGTAGGAGAACAGCGGCTGCGCGGCCAAACTGCCCTCCCTTTGCACTGACTCACCTCCCCACCCATCTCCTGGCCAGGGTGCCTGGTTGCCAAGTGCTCTGATTGAACAAGCCACTCCAAGGCCCTCCTTTCCCCAGAGGAAGCCGTGGGGAGGACATGGTCACGCAGCTAGTAAGCTGCAGGGTTTAAAGCCCAAAGCCCAAGCTCCTCTCCTACTGCCTCCGCAAATGCAGAAAactcaaacaaaaagaaacatgagaaaataatTCACCTGTAATTCACACCATCGAGAGGCAAACATTATGTGGtatatttcctcttttctatGCATTTGCATACAATGGGATCCTTTACACCCACTATCTTCAAATACTCTCTAAAAGCACACTTTTGTGGCTGTGTAATGGAGTTCTTTTTCTGATGTACTTTATTTTGCTATCCCACGAGGCCAGGCATTTAAATTGTCTGTGATTTCCCACTATTATTATCATGAACACTCTGGCAAGCATCCTTTTATAGTATCTGTACTTACGCTCAAATTCCAAActtcactcttaaaaaaaaataataataagtttctttttttcattaggtCCAGAAATTCTGGAAGGTCAAGGCTTGGGTTCTAATCCCAATTCTGATCCCTATTTGCTGTCTATCTTTGGAGATGGTCCTAAACCTCTCCAGGCTTCAgattatcatctgtaaaatgagacagtTGAATCAGATGTCTGAAGTCTGATGGAGGTTGTGTGATGTTTCTCTGATGTACCCTGGTGCATTAGGAAGCAGAAAGAGTAGGATTTCAGTGGTTGCAACATATACTTAAATCAAAACATCATTACTTATAAACACACAATCCAGAGAACTAGAGAATTCGCGAGCAAACAAGATGACTCATGCGCGCAAGCTGACAACCACCCCTGGAGCTCAGTACCTTTCCAAGGAAGATGCTGCAGGAAGGCTGCAAGTGCaggccagctctgccactcactagcctGGCCTCGGGCAACAGCGTCAGTCCTCCAAGTGTCAATTCCCACATCTTTACAAAAGGAGGATCCTTACATCTATCCCGTTTACTCCACAGAATTGTGGTTGGAGCTGATGAACAAAGGGCTTCCTGAGTCCCTTGCCTGTCTGCCGGCAATTCGGTCCCGGCTCCGCTGTCTGGTGATGGGGCTCCGACCACCTCCCTTCCCAGGATCCGCGACTCCATCTAAAGCGCCCCTCTGACAGCCCTGTGACTCCCAGTAGCCGTCCTCTCCTCGCCTGGGTGCCGCCCCCCGCCCGCTCATCAGTCCCGGCCAGGCTCTGCGCAGGGGCAGGAAAGGTGGGGACATCTCACCGGTCAGCGGTGCCCGCGCGCTCCTCCTGGCGACGCCGCGTGCACAGCACGGTGAGGCGCTCGTATTTATAGCGCTCTGCTGCGTATACACCCACTTTGGGGCTGGCTGCAAACCTGCATGACTCACGCCCAAAGAATGCGGTAGAAAGCACCGGGAGCTTTCTGGAAGCCGGTGCGGGAGGGGGTTCGGAGGTGCGGGCGGGTGGATGTCCGGTGCAGCACCCGGCAGGGGGCGCGGGGGCGCGTATCAGCACCAAGAAAGGCTCCGGCGGAGACAAACCCTGGGGTGCGGGCGCGCACCGCTACCGGCTCCCCGTCCCCGGGGGCTCAGAGCTGGGGCACTGCGCCCCCAGGAGGGCAGAGCCTGAATTAACGTGCAGAGCTGGCACCCAGCTCCGCAGAGATGGAGGGATGCTCTGCGCCCCTGGCTGGTGCCTCGTCCCCAGTAGAACGTCAGTGTTCCGCTGCCCGATTGAACGTTAATCTTTCGCATTCAACACGCGCCACTCCTCTGGCTCCACTGAAGTAGAACAGCGTCAGAAATAACGTGGGTGTGATGGAGAGGGATGTCGTGCTAAAACACAGGAAGTACAAAATGCCGGCTTCCCGAACCACCACCTGACCTGGTGGTCCTTTGGCAGACCTGCTGGCCGGGAGGAAACAGAAGTGTGTTTTTAGGGATAAACACAGCATCCATATGGGGAACTAGAAGGCCTCCCAGGCTCCTTGACTCCTG
This region of Delphinus delphis chromosome 6, mDelDel1.2, whole genome shotgun sequence genomic DNA includes:
- the CLU gene encoding clusterin; translated protein: MKTLLLLVGLLLSWENGRAISDKELQEMSTEGSKYINKEIKNALKEVKQIKTLIEQTNEERKSLLGSLEEAKKKKEDALNDTKDSETKLKASQGVCNETMTALWEECKPCLKQTCMKFYARVCRSGSGLVGQQLEEFLNQSSPFYLWINGDRIDSLLENDRQQGHVMDVMEDSFTRASNIMDELFQDRFFPRKFQDTQYYSPFGSFPRGSLFFNPKSRFARNVMPFPLLEPLNFHDMFQPFFDMIHQAQQAMDDHMHRTPYHFPMAEFPGENSSDRTVCKEIRHNSTGCLKMKDQCEKCQEILSLDCSANDSSQMQLRQQLNMSLQMAEKFSKLYDQLLQSYQQKMLNTSSLLKQLNEQFTWVSQLANLTHSDSQHYLQVSTVNSHSSDPSVPSGLTKVVVKLFDSYPFTVTVPQEVSNPKFMETVAEKALQQYRQKSREE